The region ATTTCGTGATCCGCGTGGTACCGATGGCGTTTGGTTGGTGGCTAATACACGTGTGGGCGAGATCTCAGGCGCAGCGTTTGGCTCTATCCTAGCAGAAGGGGTTACCGGAGCTTCGGTTATCTCCAATACCACCGCGTTTAACACTACCGCTACAGACGGAAGCCCTCCGACGATCGCCCTTGCGGGGGTTGTCGTTGGTGGCTATCGCGAGATTTTTCAAGATGTTGATGGACGCTATCTCTCTCGAAATCCCATCACTAGTGTTACGGATGGCAACGTTTATCTAGCTAGCGAACTTAATACAACCTACATTGAGCGCTTTTTCTATAAAAATGGCATCCTATTCGCCCTCACCACCGATCGCGGTTTATGGACGCAAAGTGGTGCTGATGGCGTGTGGATTTGGGAGTAAAAGATTTTTTTCGACTTTGCATGAGGGGTACTTTACTTAAATAGAAAAAAATGCTATATTATGAAGGCACTTAAGTTCTCACTAATGAGAATGATTATAGACAGAGAGATTTGGTTTAAGAGTCTAGAGGAGGAAGTTTGGCTGCTAAAGATGTGCGCATGAACGAACAAATTCGTGTTGCTACGATTCGATTAATCGACGAAAATGGTGAACAGGCCGGCGTCGTTGATACAAAGTGGGCTTTGCAAAAGGCGATGGATTTAGAATTAGATTTAGTGGAGATTGCCCCTAAGGCTGTGCCGCCGGTCTGCCGTATTCTAAATTATGGCAAGTATTGTTTTGAGCAAGACAAAAAACAACGTGAAGCAAAAAAAAATCAGAAGCAGACCAGACTCAAAGAAGTGCGTATGCAACCTAAAATTGATACGCATGACATGGAGTTTAAGATCAAGCATATTCGTCAATTTTTGGGCGAAGGCGACAAGGTTAAGGTCTCGGTGCGCTTTAGAGGTCGCGAATT is a window of Entomospira culicis DNA encoding:
- the infC gene encoding translation initiation factor IF-3, with amino-acid sequence MAAKDVRMNEQIRVATIRLIDENGEQAGVVDTKWALQKAMDLELDLVEIAPKAVPPVCRILNYGKYCFEQDKKQREAKKNQKQTRLKEVRMQPKIDTHDMEFKIKHIRQFLGEGDKVKVSVRFRGREFAHTERGADVLQEVLHHLGEDICIVEKPPLMEGRYMSMSLAPKSGKK